One Lytechinus variegatus isolate NC3 chromosome 11, Lvar_3.0, whole genome shotgun sequence DNA segment encodes these proteins:
- the LOC121423813 gene encoding exosome RNA helicase MTR4-like, whose protein sequence is MEDAFGDDLFSVFDDGTSSKETINSKKKSSKGPETSDGSSNKRAAESSASSDPADAKRPKVSLITEELNLSEILPQVKTHDVECLEGCTHEVAIPLEEEFKPLEPTTKKAAKEYPFILDPFQKEAIKCLENNQSVLVSAHTSAGKTVCAEYAIAMSLRDKQRVIYTTPIKALSNQKYRELFEEFQDVGLMTGDVTINPSASCLIMTTEILRSMLYRGSEIMREVGWVIFDEIHYMRDKNRGVVWEETIILLPDNVHYVFLSATIPNAKQFAEWICHLHKQPCHVVYTEYRPVPLQHYIFPAGGDGLHLVVDEKGEFRQDNFNAAMQVLRDGGDAAKGDQRGRRGGTKGPSNIFKIVKMVMERSFQPVIVFSFSKKECEAYGLQVSKLDFNTQEEKTLVVEVFNNAMDCLSEEDKKLPQVENVLPLLKRGVGIHHSGLLPILKETIEILFSEGLIKALFATETFAMGLNMPARTVIFTNARKFDGKDFRWITSGEYIQMSGRAGRRGLDDRGIVILMIDEKMSPGVGKDILQGQPNPLNSAFHLTYNMVMNLLRVEGINPEYMLERSFFQFQSYTAIPELFEKLRKLEEEYNAMAIPQEDSVESYYKIRQQLKKLAKDIQGFITKPKYCLPFMQPGRMVKVKNGDDAFGWGVVVNFRRKANQKMNNPSDDSPLYISEVLLNCSQESIKNAASESAKPPKEGEKGEMTVVPIMLHLISEISSVRVYLPKDLRPPDNRQSVGKSIQEVQRRFPDGLPLLDPVEDMGIKDDALKKVVEKVEAFEERMYSHTLHSDPQLEKLYGLYEKKAQIADQIREAKRELKKARTVIQMDELKCRKRVIRRMGFATPADVIETKGRVACEISSADELVLTEMIFNGLFNPLSAEECVTLMSCFVFEEKSKETPKLTNQVATALRQLQDTARRIAKVSMEAKLDIDEEDYVMSFKSTLMEVVYAWASGASFSQICKMTDTFEGSIIRCMRRLEELMKEMCHAAKAIGNTELENKFSEGIVKIKRDIVFAASLYL, encoded by the exons ATGGAAGACGCGTTCGGGGACGATcttttcagtgtttttgatgATGGAACATCTTCCAAAGAGACAATAAATTCAAAGAAGAAATCGTCAAAAGG ACCTGAGACATCAGATGGCTCTTCCAATAAGAGAGCAGCCGAGAGTTCGGCATCCTCTGACCCAGCGGACGCAAAGAGGCCCAAAGTCTCGCTCATTACAGAAGAACTAAA TTTGTCTGAGATCCTGCCGCAGGTGAAGACCCACGATGTAGAATGCCTTGAAGGATGTACCCATGAAGTGGCTATACCACTTGAAGAAGAATTCAAACCACTGGAACCCACCACTAAAAAGGCTGCTAAG GAGTACCCATTCATTCTAGATCCGTTTCAGAAGGAGGCTATCAAATGTCTTGAAAACAACCAATCTGTGTTGGTTTCAGCTCACACTTCGGCAGGAAAGACAGTTTGTGCAGA ATATGCTATAGCCATGTCACTGAGAGACAAACAGAGAGTGATATATACCACTCCAATCAAAGCTCTCAGCAATCAGAAGTACAGAGAGCTGTTTGAAGAGTTTCAAGATGTTGGTCTTATGACAGGGGATGTGACTATCAACCCATCTGCCAGTTGCCTCATTATGACAACAGAA ATTTTACGTAGCATGTTATATCGAGGATCAGAGATCATGAGGGAAGTCGGTTGGGTCATCTTTGACGAGATTCATTATATGAGAGACAAGA ATCGAGGTGTAGTTTGGGAAGAGACCATTATCCTGCTTCCCGACAATGTCCACTATGTGTTCCTATCTGCTACCATTCCTAATGCTAAACAGTTTGCAGAATGGATCTGTCATCTTCACAAACAG CCATGCCATGTAGTGTACACAGAGTATCGTCCTGTACCATTGCAGCATTACATCTTCCCGGCCGGAGGGGATGGACTTCATCTGGTGGTCGATGAAAAG GGTGAGTTTCGTCAGGATAACTTCAATGCTGCCATGCAGGTTCTGCGAGACGGAGGAGATGCAGCCAAGGGTGACCAGAGAGGGCGTCGAGGAGGCACTAAAG GACCTTCAAACATCTTCAAGATTGTGAAGATGGTGATGGAGAGAAGCTTTCAGCCGGTCATCGTCTTCAGCTTCAGCAAGAAGGAATGCGAGGCTTACGGCCTTCAGGTCTCCAAGCTGGACTTCAACACGCAGGAGGAGAAGACTCTGGTGGTGGAGGTCTTTAACAACGCAATGGACTGTCTTTCAGAAGAGGACAAGAAACTTCCTCAG GTTGAGAACGTCTTACCCCTCCTGAAGAGAGGAGTCGGGATACACCACTCCGGTTTGTTACCCATCCTCAAGGAGACCATTGAGATACTGTTCTCTGAAGGCCTCATCAAGGCGCTCTTTGCTACCGAGACTTTCGCCATGGGTCTCAACATGCCTGCCAGGACGGTCATCTTCACCAATGCACGCAAGTTTGATGGCAAGGATTTCAGATGG ATTACATCCGGTGAGTACATTCAGATGAGTGGGCGTGCAGGAAGGCGTGGTTTGGATGACAGGGGTATCGTCATCCTCATGATTGATGAGAAGATGAGTCCCGGTGTCGGCAAGGACATTCTACAG GGTCAGCCGAACCCACTGAACAGTGCCTTCCATCTGACGTACAACATGGTGATGAATCTGCTGAGGGTCGAAGGCATCAACCCTGAATACATGCTGGAGAGATCATTCTTTCAGTTCCAGAGCTATACAGCCATTCCAGAACTCTTTGAGA AGCTTCGGAAGCTGGAGGAGGAGTATAATGCCATGGCGATACCCCAGGAGGACAGCGTAGAGTCTTATTACAAGATCAGACAACAGCTGAAGAAGCTTGCCAAAGACATCCAGGGTTTCATCACAAAACCAAAATACTGTCTCCCCTTTATGCAACCAGGCAGGATGGTGAAG GTGAAGAATGGGGATGATGCCTTTGGCTGGGGTGTGGTGGTGAACTTCAGGAGGAAAGCAAACCAGAAGATGAACAATCCCAGCGACGATTCACCCCTCTACATCTCAGAGGTCCTCCTCAACTGCTCTCAAGAGAGCATCAAGAATGCTGCCTCAGAATCTGCCAAGCCTCCCAAGGAAGGGGAGAAAGGAGAGATGACG GTTGTACCCATAATGCTTCACCTGATCAGTGAGATTAGCAGTGTCCGAGTCTACCTACCCAAAGACTTGAGGCCACCAGACAATAGACAGAGTGTAGGCAAATCAATACAG GAGGTCCAGAGAAGATTTCCCGATGGCCTCCCTCTTTTGGATCCCGTGGAGGACATGGGTATTAAAGATGATGCACTCAAGAAAGTGGTAGAG AAAGTGGAAGCTTTTGAAGAGAGGATGTACTCACATACACTGCATTCTGACCCACAGTTGGAGAAGCTTTACGGTCTCTATGAGAAGAAAGCACAG ATTGCAGATCAGATAAGAGAAGCTAAGCGAGAGCTGAAGAAAGCCAGGACTGTGATTCAGATGGACGAACTGAAATGTAGGAAGAGAGTAATCAGAAGAATGGGTTTTGCAACCCCGGCTGACGTCATCGAGACAAAGGGACGTGTCGCTTGTGAGATTAGCAG TGCCGATGAACTGGTGTTAACAGAGATGATTTTCAATGGTCTGTTTAACCCACTGAGTGCCGAGGAGTGTGTTACACTCATGAGCTGCTTTGTATTTGAAGAGAAGAGCAAGGAGACCCCCAAACTCACCAATCAGGTTGCTACAGCTCTCAGACAACTCCAG GACACTGCTCGTAGGATAGCCAAGGTCAGCATGGAAGCAAAGCTGGACATTGATGAGGAGGACTATGTCATGTCCTTTAAGTCCACCCTGATGGAGGTTGTCTATGCCTGGGCGTCGGGGGCGTCCTTCTCTCAGATCTGCAAGATGACAGATACCTTTGAGGGCAGTATAATCCGATGTATGAGACGTCTGGAGGAGCTCATGAAGGAGATGTGTCACGCTGCGAAGGCTATCGGAAACACAGAACTGGAAAACAAGTTTTCTGaag GAATCGTCAAGATCAAGCGTGACATTGTCTTTGCTGCGAGTCTCTACTTATAG